From the genome of Thermosynechococcus sp. NK55a:
TAAGGTGCAACAGCGGCTCCAACGCTTTCGCATTTTGGATCGGTTGCCCGCTGATCATGTGGTGAGCGATCGCCGACAAGCCCTTGAAAAGGCCATCCAGTTTCTTCGCCAACCAAAGGAATTGCTGAAGGTGACAACGGGTAGCTAGGAATAGCGGGAGACGGCAGGGTTTCCCTGCACATACCACCGCCACGGAATCTCCTGCCCCTGGGAAATGCCAATGCGGGTGGTCTGCACCACCGGGTCTGTCAGGGGCTGGGGTGGTTTTTCTAACCAGAGACCGCTCTCTTGCCCTAGCATCAGGCCAGAAAGCCGGCGATCGATCCCCAGGACTCGGCACAGTTTTCCCGGACCAGCGGCCCTAGGGGGCGGCAAGGGCGGGCTGAGCATCTCTAGGGCACGAATGAGAACAGCACTGGCAAAGTTTGGGCGATCGCTAGCGATATTCAAGCAGTGGTGAATGCCATAGATTTGATAGACATAGATGGTGCCCGGTGCCGCAAACATGGGAGCATTGCGAGCAGTTTGGCGACGGTAGCCATGGCAAGCGGGATCCCCTGCCATATAGGCCTCGGTTTCGACAATGCGGCCACGGTAGAGCTGACCATTGGCCTGTTGGCGCACGAGAATACACCCCAGTAATTCTTCAGCGACCACTGGGGCAGGACGAGCAAACCAATCAAGGGGCAGACACTGGTCTTGCTCAATGGAAACTCTGTTCAAGCCACAAATCCTCCATCAAGGCATGGCGTAGCGGCCCATTCAAGCCAGAGACGGTGTAGAGCATTGCTTCGCGATAGAGACGCTGCACGG
Proteins encoded in this window:
- a CDS encoding DNA-3-methyladenine glycosylase, which codes for MVAEELLGCILVRQQANGQLYRGRIVETEAYMAGDPACHGYRRQTARNAPMFAAPGTIYVYQIYGIHHCLNIASDRPNFASAVLIRALEMLSPPLPPPRAAGPGKLCRVLGIDRRLSGLMLGQESGLWLEKPPQPLTDPVVQTTRIGISQGQEIPWRWYVQGNPAVSRYS